In Mycobacterium tuberculosis H37Rv, a single window of DNA contains:
- the cobG gene encoding precorrin-3B synthase (cobalamin biosynthesis protein.) has translation MAGTRDADACPGALRPHQAADGALARIRLPGGMITAAQLATLASVASDFGSATLELTARGNVQLRGIRDVAAVADAVAKAGLLPSATHERVRNIVASPLSGRAGGLADVRAWVGELDAAIRAEPRLAELGGRFWFGLDDGRADVSGLGADVGVQVFPDGPRLLLTGRDTGVRVADVAETLIEVALRFVKIRETAWRVTELADIGELQSGVELGPSVRPVTKTPVGWIPQDDSRVTLGAAVPLGVLPARVAECLAAIEAPLVITPWRSVLICDLDDATADAALRVLAPLGLVFDENSPWLNISACTGSPGCAHSAADVRADAARSLNVESAGHRHFVGCERACGSPPAGEVLVATGGGYRRLRP, from the coding sequence GTGGCCGGGACCCGTGACGCGGACGCCTGCCCCGGTGCGTTGCGGCCGCACCAGGCCGCCGACGGGGCGCTGGCGCGGATCCGGCTGCCCGGCGGGATGATCACCGCGGCACAACTGGCGACGCTGGCCAGCGTCGCCAGCGACTTCGGCTCCGCGACACTGGAACTGACCGCGCGCGGCAATGTCCAGTTGCGCGGGATCCGCGACGTGGCAGCGGTCGCGGACGCGGTCGCCAAAGCCGGGCTGCTGCCGTCGGCAACACACGAGCGGGTGCGCAATATCGTCGCCTCGCCGCTGTCCGGCCGGGCCGGCGGGCTAGCCGACGTGCGGGCATGGGTCGGTGAGCTCGACGCGGCGATCCGCGCCGAGCCCCGGCTGGCGGAACTGGGCGGCCGGTTCTGGTTCGGTCTCGACGACGGCCGCGCCGACGTGTCCGGCCTGGGTGCCGACGTCGGCGTGCAGGTGTTCCCCGACGGTCCCCGACTGCTGTTGACCGGACGTGACACCGGCGTGCGGGTGGCCGATGTCGCCGAGACCCTGATCGAGGTCGCGTTGCGTTTCGTCAAGATCCGCGAAACCGCCTGGCGAGTAACGGAATTAGCCGATATCGGCGAGCTGCAGTCCGGTGTCGAGCTGGGCCCATCCGTTCGGCCCGTCACCAAAACGCCCGTCGGCTGGATACCCCAGGATGACAGCCGGGTAACGCTGGGCGCCGCGGTGCCGCTGGGGGTCTTGCCCGCCCGGGTCGCGGAATGCCTGGCCGCGATCGAGGCCCCGCTGGTGATCACGCCGTGGCGATCGGTGCTGATCTGCGACCTCGACGACGCGACGGCCGACGCCGCGCTGCGGGTGCTGGCGCCGCTGGGCCTGGTGTTCGACGAGAACTCCCCCTGGCTGAACATCAGCGCCTGCACCGGCAGCCCCGGCTGCGCGCACTCGGCCGCCGACGTACGGGCCGACGCCGCGCGGTCACTGAACGTGGAGTCAGCCGGGCATCGGCATTTCGTCGGCTGCGAGCGGGCCTGCGGCAGCCCACCGGCCGGCGAGGTGCTGGTCGCCACCGGCGGTGGATACCGGCGATTGCGGCCGTAG
- the cobH gene encoding precorrin-8X methylmutase (precorrin isomerase): MLDYLRDAAEIYRRSFAVIRAEADLARFPADVARVVVRLIHTCGQVDVAEHVAYTDDVVARAGAALAAGAPVLCDSSMVAAGITTSRLPADNQIVSLVADPRATELAARRQTTRSAAGVELCAERLPGAVLAIGNAPTALFRLLELVDEGAPPPAAVLGGPVGFVGSAQAKEELIERPRGMSYLVVRGRRGGSAMAAAAVNAIASDRE, encoded by the coding sequence GTGCTCGACTACCTACGCGACGCCGCGGAAATCTACCGGCGGTCATTCGCGGTTATCCGCGCCGAGGCCGATCTGGCGCGCTTCCCCGCCGACGTCGCGCGGGTGGTGGTTCGGTTGATTCACACCTGCGGGCAGGTCGACGTCGCCGAGCATGTGGCCTACACCGACGACGTCGTCGCGCGGGCGGGTGCCGCGCTGGCCGCCGGTGCCCCGGTGCTGTGCGATTCGTCGATGGTGGCCGCCGGGATCACCACCTCGCGGCTGCCCGCCGACAACCAGATCGTCTCGCTGGTCGCCGATCCACGCGCCACCGAGCTGGCCGCCCGTCGCCAGACCACCCGATCGGCGGCCGGGGTCGAGCTGTGTGCCGAGCGGCTGCCCGGCGCGGTGCTGGCCATAGGCAACGCGCCCACCGCGCTGTTTCGGCTGCTCGAACTGGTCGACGAAGGGGCACCCCCACCGGCGGCCGTGCTGGGCGGACCGGTGGGTTTCGTCGGATCGGCACAGGCCAAAGAGGAGCTCATCGAGCGGCCCCGCGGGATGTCCTACCTGGTGGTGCGCGGTCGCCGCGGCGGCAGCGCGATGGCCGCCGCCGCCGTCAATGCGATAGCCAGCGACCGCGAATGA
- the cobIJ gene encoding bifunctional S-adenosyl-L-methionine-precorrin-2 methyl transferase/precorrin-3 methylase — protein sequence MSARGTLWGVGLGPGDPELVTVKAARVIGEADVVAYHSAPHGHSIARGIAEPYLRPGQLEEHLVYPVTTEATNHPGGYAGALEDFYADATERIATHLDAGRNVALLAEGDPLFYSSYMHLHTRLTRRFNAVIVPGVTSVSAASAAVATPLVAGDQVLSVLPGTLPVGELTRRLADADAAVVVKLGRSYHNVREALSASGLLGDAFYVERASTAGQRVLPAADVDETSVPYFSLAMLPGGRRRALLTGTVAVVGLGPGDSDWMTPQSRRELAAATDLIGYRGYLDRVEVRDGQRRHPSDNTDEPARARLACSLADQGRAVAVVSSGDPGVFAMATAVLEEAEQWPGVRVRVIPAMTAAQAVASRVGAPLGHDYAVISLSDRLKPWDVIAARLTAAAAADLVLAIYNPASVTRTWQVGAMRELLLAHRDPGIPVVIGRNVSGPVSGPNEDVRVVKLADLNPAEIDMRCLLIVGSSQTRWYSVDSQDRVFTPRRYPEAGRATATKSSRHSD from the coding sequence ATGAGCGCTCGGGGCACGCTGTGGGGAGTCGGGCTGGGGCCCGGCGATCCGGAGTTGGTGACCGTCAAGGCCGCCCGGGTGATTGGCGAGGCCGATGTGGTGGCCTATCACAGCGCCCCACACGGTCACAGCATCGCCCGCGGCATCGCCGAACCGTATCTGCGGCCCGGTCAGCTCGAGGAGCACCTGGTCTACCCGGTGACCACCGAGGCCACGAATCATCCCGGCGGCTACGCCGGTGCGCTCGAAGACTTCTACGCCGACGCGACCGAGCGCATCGCCACGCACCTGGACGCCGGGCGCAACGTGGCGCTGCTCGCCGAAGGCGACCCGTTGTTCTACAGCTCCTACATGCATCTGCACACCCGGCTGACGCGGCGGTTCAACGCCGTCATCGTGCCCGGTGTGACGTCGGTGAGCGCCGCGTCGGCGGCCGTGGCCACACCGCTGGTGGCCGGCGACCAGGTGTTGTCGGTGCTGCCGGGCACGCTGCCGGTCGGCGAGCTGACCCGCCGGCTGGCCGACGCCGACGCGGCCGTGGTGGTCAAGCTGGGCCGTTCGTATCACAATGTGCGGGAGGCGCTTTCGGCGTCCGGCCTACTCGGCGACGCGTTCTACGTGGAGCGGGCCAGCACCGCCGGCCAACGGGTATTGCCGGCCGCCGACGTCGACGAGACCAGCGTGCCGTACTTCTCGCTGGCCATGTTGCCGGGCGGGCGGCGTCGTGCGTTGCTGACCGGCACCGTCGCAGTGGTGGGCCTGGGGCCCGGCGACAGCGACTGGATGACACCGCAGAGCCGGCGTGAGCTGGCCGCCGCGACGGATCTGATCGGCTATCGCGGCTACCTGGACCGGGTCGAAGTCCGCGACGGCCAGCGGCGCCATCCCAGCGACAACACCGACGAACCCGCCCGGGCGCGGCTGGCCTGCTCGCTGGCCGATCAGGGCCGGGCGGTGGCGGTGGTGTCCTCCGGCGACCCAGGGGTATTCGCGATGGCCACCGCCGTTTTGGAGGAAGCCGAGCAGTGGCCGGGGGTGCGGGTCCGGGTGATTCCGGCGATGACCGCCGCCCAGGCCGTCGCCAGCCGGGTCGGCGCGCCGCTGGGACATGACTACGCGGTGATCTCGTTGTCCGACCGGCTCAAACCCTGGGACGTGATCGCCGCGCGCCTGACCGCCGCGGCCGCCGCCGACCTGGTGCTGGCCATCTACAACCCGGCTTCGGTGACCCGCACCTGGCAGGTCGGCGCGATGCGCGAGCTGCTGCTGGCCCATCGCGACCCTGGCATACCGGTGGTGATCGGCCGCAACGTCTCCGGACCGGTTTCCGGACCGAATGAGGACGTTCGGGTGGTGAAGTTGGCCGACCTGAACCCCGCCGAAATCGACATGCGCTGCCTATTGATCGTGGGGTCCTCGCAGACCCGGTGGTATTCGGTGGATTCGCAGGACCGGGTGTTCACCCCGCGCCGCTATCCCGAGGCGGGCAGAGCTACCGCGACAAAGTCGAGCCGCCACAGCGACTGA
- the blaC gene encoding beta-lactamase (class A), which produces MRNRGFGRRELLVAMAMLVSVTGCARHASGARPASTTLPAGADLADRFAELERRYDARLGVYVPATGTTAAIEYRADERFAFCSTFKAPLVAAVLHQNPLTHLDKLITYTSDDIRSISPVAQQHVQTGMTIGQLCDAAIRYSDGTAANLLLADLGGPGGGTAAFTGYLRSLGDTVSRLDAEEPELNRDPPGDERDTTTPHAIALVLQQLVLGNALPPDKRALLTDWMARNTTGAKRIRAGFPADWKVIDKTGTGDYGRANDIAVVWSPTGVPYVVAVMSDRAGGGYDAEPREALLAEAATCVAGVLA; this is translated from the coding sequence ATGCGCAACAGAGGATTCGGTCGTCGCGAACTGCTGGTAGCGATGGCAATGCTGGTTTCCGTGACGGGGTGTGCACGGCATGCGAGCGGGGCCCGTCCGGCATCGACAACCTTGCCGGCCGGAGCGGATCTGGCGGATCGCTTCGCCGAGCTGGAGCGCAGATACGATGCCCGGCTTGGGGTGTATGTGCCCGCCACCGGCACCACCGCCGCGATCGAATACCGCGCCGATGAGCGGTTCGCATTCTGCTCCACGTTCAAGGCGCCGCTCGTGGCGGCGGTGCTGCACCAAAACCCGCTCACGCATCTGGACAAACTGATCACCTACACCAGTGACGACATTCGGTCGATCTCCCCGGTGGCCCAACAACACGTTCAGACCGGGATGACGATCGGGCAGCTTTGCGATGCGGCGATACGCTATAGCGACGGCACCGCCGCCAACCTGTTGCTGGCCGATCTTGGCGGTCCCGGGGGCGGCACCGCGGCATTTACCGGCTACCTCCGCAGCTTGGGTGACACCGTGAGCCGGTTGGACGCCGAGGAACCGGAGTTGAACCGCGATCCGCCCGGGGACGAACGGGATACCACAACACCGCACGCCATCGCCCTGGTGTTGCAGCAGCTTGTTCTCGGCAACGCGTTGCCGCCCGACAAGCGGGCACTGCTCACCGATTGGATGGCGCGCAACACCACCGGAGCCAAGCGGATCCGAGCGGGCTTTCCCGCCGATTGGAAGGTGATCGACAAGACCGGGACCGGTGACTACGGACGAGCAAACGACATCGCGGTCGTGTGGTCACCGACCGGCGTGCCCTACGTGGTGGCCGTCATGTCCGATCGTGCCGGCGGCGGGTATGACGCCGAGCCCCGTGAGGCGCTGCTCGCCGAGGCGGCGACGTGCGTTGCCGGTGTGCTTGCATAG
- the sigC gene encoding ECF RNA polymerase sigma factor SigC (ECF subfamily), producing MTATASDDEAVTALALSAAKGNGRALEAFIKATQQDVWRFVAYLSDVGSADDLTQETFLRAIGAIPRFSARSSARTWLLAIARHVVADHIRHVRSRPRTTRGARPEHLIDGDRHARGFEDLVEVTTMIADLTTDQREALLLTQLLGLSYADAAAVCGCPVGTIRSRVARARDALLADAEPDDLTG from the coding sequence ATGACCGCGACGGCAAGCGACGACGAGGCCGTTACCGCACTCGCCTTGTCGGCGGCCAAGGGGAACGGGCGGGCCCTTGAGGCGTTTATCAAAGCCACCCAGCAAGACGTGTGGCGGTTCGTCGCCTATCTGTCCGACGTGGGCAGTGCGGACGATCTCACCCAAGAGACATTCCTACGAGCGATCGGCGCCATCCCGCGGTTTTCCGCACGCTCCAGCGCCCGAACTTGGTTGCTGGCCATCGCGCGCCATGTCGTCGCCGATCACATCCGCCACGTCCGATCCCGGCCCCGCACCACCCGCGGCGCGCGTCCCGAACATCTCATAGACGGCGACCGCCATGCCCGCGGATTCGAAGACCTCGTCGAGGTAACCACGATGATCGCCGACCTAACCACCGACCAACGGGAAGCGCTGCTGCTGACCCAGCTGCTCGGGCTGTCCTATGCGGACGCCGCGGCGGTGTGCGGCTGCCCGGTGGGCACCATCCGATCCCGTGTCGCTCGAGCGCGCGATGCGCTGCTTGCCGACGCGGAGCCCGACGACCTCACCGGCTAG
- the cobK gene encoding precorrin-6A reductase encodes MTRVLLLGGTAEGRALAKELHPHVEIVSSLAGRVPNPALPIGPVRIGGFGGVEGLRGWLREERIDAVVDATHPFAVTITAHAAQVCGELGLPYLVLARPPWDPGTAIIAVSDIEAADVVAEQGYSRVFLTTGRSGIAAFANSDAWFLIRVVTAPDGTALPRRHKLVLSRGPYGYHDEFALLREQRIDALVTKNSGGKMTRAKLDAAAALGISVVMIARPLLPAGVAAVDSVHRAAMWVAGLPSR; translated from the coding sequence GTGACCCGGGTGTTGTTGCTCGGCGGCACCGCCGAGGGCCGTGCGCTGGCGAAAGAGTTGCACCCACACGTTGAGATCGTCAGCTCGCTGGCCGGCCGGGTACCCAACCCTGCCCTGCCGATCGGTCCGGTGCGCATCGGCGGGTTCGGCGGTGTCGAGGGGCTGCGCGGTTGGCTGCGAGAGGAGCGCATCGATGCCGTCGTCGACGCCACCCACCCCTTCGCGGTAACCATCACCGCGCACGCCGCGCAGGTGTGCGGTGAGCTCGGGCTCCCGTACCTGGTACTGGCTCGCCCGCCGTGGGATCCCGGTACCGCCATCATCGCGGTATCGGACATCGAGGCTGCAGACGTTGTTGCTGAACAAGGTTATTCGCGAGTGTTCCTGACCACCGGACGCTCGGGTATTGCGGCCTTCGCCAACAGCGACGCGTGGTTTTTGATCCGCGTGGTTACCGCGCCCGATGGCACCGCCCTGCCGCGGCGGCACAAACTGGTGCTATCTCGCGGGCCATATGGTTACCACGATGAGTTCGCACTGCTGCGTGAGCAGCGCATCGACGCATTGGTCACCAAGAACAGCGGTGGCAAGATGACCCGAGCGAAGCTGGATGCCGCTGCTGCGCTGGGTATTTCGGTGGTCATGATAGCGCGCCCGCTGCTGCCGGCTGGGGTAGCGGCGGTCGATTCTGTCCACCGGGCCGCCATGTGGGTGGCCGGTCTGCCTAGCCGGTGA
- the cobM gene encoding precorrin-4 C(11)-methyltransferase (precorrin-3 methylase): MTVYFIGAGPGAADLITVRGQRLLQRCPVCLYAGSIMPDDLLAQCPPGATIVDTGPLTLEQIVRKLADADADGRDVARLHSGDPSLYSALAEQCRELDALGIGYEIVPGVPAFAAAAAALKRELTVPGVAQTVTLTRVATLSTPIPPGEDLAALARSRATLVLHLAAAQIDAIVPRLLDGGYRPETPVAVVAFASWPQQRTLRGTLADIAARMHDAKITRTAVIVVGDVLTAEGFTDSYLYSVARHGRYAQ, translated from the coding sequence ATGACGGTCTATTTCATCGGAGCGGGCCCCGGCGCCGCCGACCTAATCACCGTCCGCGGCCAACGGCTCCTGCAACGATGCCCGGTGTGCCTGTATGCGGGTTCGATCATGCCCGACGACCTGTTGGCGCAGTGTCCGCCCGGCGCGACGATTGTCGACACCGGTCCGCTGACCCTCGAACAAATCGTGCGCAAACTTGCCGACGCCGACGCCGACGGCCGCGACGTTGCCCGGCTGCATTCCGGCGACCCGTCGCTGTACAGCGCGCTGGCCGAACAGTGCCGCGAACTCGACGCGCTGGGCATCGGCTACGAAATCGTGCCGGGCGTACCGGCTTTTGCCGCAGCCGCGGCGGCGCTAAAGCGCGAACTCACCGTGCCGGGCGTGGCGCAGACGGTGACGCTCACCCGGGTGGCGACGCTGTCCACACCCATACCGCCCGGTGAGGACCTGGCCGCGCTCGCCCGATCCCGCGCCACTCTGGTCTTGCACCTGGCCGCAGCCCAGATCGACGCCATCGTTCCGCGACTGCTAGACGGTGGTTACCGACCCGAAACGCCGGTTGCGGTGGTGGCTTTCGCGAGTTGGCCGCAACAGCGGACGCTACGCGGCACGTTGGCCGATATCGCCGCGCGGATGCACGATGCCAAGATCACCAGGACCGCCGTGATCGTTGTTGGCGACGTGCTGACCGCTGAGGGCTTTACCGACAGCTACCTATATTCGGTGGCACGGCACGGTCGGTATGCACAGTGA
- the cobL gene encoding precorrin-6Y C(5,15)-methyltransferase (decarboxylating), translating into MIIVVGIGADGMTGLSEHSRSELRRATVIYGSKRQLALLDDTVTAERWEWPTPMLPAVQGLSPDGADLHVVASGDPLLHGIGSTLIRLFGHDNVTVLPHVSAVTLACARMGWNVYDTEVISLVTAQPHTAVRRGGRAIVLSGDRSTPQALAVLLTEHGRGDSKFSVLEQLGGPAERRRDGTARAWACDPPLDVDELNVIAVRYLLDERTSWAPDEAFAHDGQITKHPIRVLTLAALAPRPGQRLWDVGAGSGAIAVQWCRSWPGCTAVAFERDERRRRNIGFNAAAFGVSVDVRGDAPDAFDDAARPSVIFLGGGVTQPGLLEACLDSLPAGGNLVANAVTVESEAALAHAYSRLGGELRRFQHYLGEPLGGFTGWRPQLPVTQWSVTKR; encoded by the coding sequence ATGATCATCGTTGTCGGGATCGGCGCCGACGGCATGACCGGTCTCTCCGAGCATTCTCGCTCCGAATTGCGCAGGGCCACAGTAATTTACGGCTCGAAACGGCAACTTGCCCTGCTCGACGATACCGTCACCGCCGAGCGCTGGGAGTGGCCGACGCCGATGCTGCCCGCGGTGCAAGGCCTGTCACCGGATGGGGCTGACCTACACGTGGTTGCCAGCGGCGACCCGTTGTTGCATGGTATCGGCTCCACCCTGATCCGGCTGTTCGGCCACGACAACGTGACCGTGTTGCCGCACGTGTCCGCGGTGACGTTGGCGTGCGCCCGGATGGGCTGGAACGTGTATGACACCGAGGTGATCAGCCTGGTCACCGCGCAACCACACACCGCGGTGCGCCGCGGCGGCCGGGCCATCGTGCTGTCCGGCGATCGGTCCACCCCGCAGGCGCTGGCGGTGCTGCTGACCGAGCACGGTCGCGGTGACTCCAAGTTCAGCGTGCTCGAACAGCTTGGCGGCCCGGCCGAACGCCGCCGCGACGGTACGGCCCGGGCATGGGCCTGCGACCCACCCCTCGATGTCGATGAGCTCAACGTGATCGCCGTGCGCTACCTGCTCGACGAGCGCACGTCGTGGGCACCCGACGAGGCATTCGCGCACGACGGGCAGATCACCAAACACCCGATCCGCGTGCTGACCCTGGCTGCGCTGGCGCCAAGGCCCGGGCAGCGGTTATGGGACGTCGGCGCGGGCTCAGGCGCCATCGCGGTCCAGTGGTGTCGGAGCTGGCCGGGCTGCACCGCGGTGGCGTTCGAGCGCGACGAACGGCGCCGCCGCAACATTGGGTTCAATGCCGCGGCCTTCGGGGTGAGCGTCGACGTGCGCGGCGACGCGCCCGATGCGTTCGACGACGCCGCACGGCCGTCGGTGATTTTTCTTGGCGGTGGTGTAACCCAGCCAGGCCTGCTTGAGGCCTGCCTGGACAGCCTGCCCGCAGGCGGGAACTTGGTCGCCAACGCTGTCACCGTCGAATCGGAAGCCGCTCTGGCGCATGCATATTCGCGCCTCGGTGGCGAGCTACGACGATTCCAGCACTATCTCGGCGAACCGCTGGGCGGCTTCACCGGTTGGCGCCCACAGCTGCCGGTCACCCAGTGGTCGGTGACCAAGCGATGA
- a CDS encoding oxidoreductase (short chain dehydrogenase), with product MDDTGAAPVVIFGGRSQIGGELARRLAAGATMVLAARNADQLADQAAALRAAGAIAVHTREFDADDLAAHGPLVASLVAEHGPIGTAVLAFGILGDQARAETDAAHAVAIVHTDYVAQVSLLTHLAAAMRTAGRGSLVVFSSVAGIRVRRANYVYGSAKAGLDGFASGLADALHGTGVRLLIARPGFVIGRMTEGMTPAPLSVTPERVAAATARALVNGKRVVWIPWALRPMFVALRLLPRFVWRRMPR from the coding sequence GTGGACGACACGGGCGCTGCTCCGGTAGTAATTTTCGGCGGCCGCAGCCAGATCGGCGGCGAACTCGCGCGACGCCTGGCTGCCGGGGCGACGATGGTGCTGGCCGCGCGGAACGCCGATCAACTCGCCGACCAGGCCGCCGCACTCCGCGCAGCTGGCGCTATAGCGGTGCACACCCGGGAGTTCGACGCCGACGACCTGGCCGCACACGGCCCGTTGGTCGCTTCGCTCGTTGCCGAGCACGGCCCCATCGGCACCGCGGTGCTGGCCTTCGGGATACTCGGCGACCAGGCCCGCGCCGAGACAGACGCGGCGCACGCGGTGGCCATCGTGCACACCGACTACGTCGCCCAGGTCAGCCTGCTGACTCATCTGGCAGCGGCGATGCGCACCGCCGGACGGGGATCGCTGGTGGTGTTCTCCTCGGTCGCCGGGATTCGGGTGCGCCGCGCCAACTATGTCTACGGATCGGCCAAAGCCGGCCTGGACGGCTTCGCCAGCGGCCTGGCCGATGCGTTGCACGGCACCGGGGTGCGGTTACTGATCGCGCGGCCGGGATTCGTCATCGGGCGCATGACCGAGGGCATGACGCCCGCACCCCTGTCGGTCACCCCGGAGCGGGTGGCCGCCGCGACCGCGCGTGCGCTGGTCAACGGTAAGCGCGTGGTGTGGATTCCGTGGGCGCTGCGGCCAATGTTTGTTGCGCTGCGGTTGCTTCCCCGGTTCGTCTGGCGCAGGATGCCGCGATGA
- a CDS encoding pyridoxamine 5'-phosphate oxidase (PNP/PMP oxidase (pyridoxinephosphate oxidase) (PNPOX) (pyridoxine 5'-phosphate oxidase)) yields the protein MAMVNTTTRLSDDALAFLSERHLAMLTTLRADNSPHVVAVGFTFDPKTHIARVITTGGSQKAVNADRSGLAVLSQVDGARWLSLEGRAAVNSDIDAVRDAELRYAQRYRTPRPNPRRVVIEVQIERVLGSADLLDRA from the coding sequence GTGGCGATGGTCAACACCACTACGCGGCTTAGTGACGACGCGCTGGCGTTTCTTTCCGAACGCCATCTGGCCATGCTGACCACGCTGCGGGCGGACAACTCGCCGCACGTGGTGGCGGTAGGTTTCACCTTCGACCCCAAGACTCACATCGCGCGGGTCATCACCACCGGCGGCTCCCAAAAGGCCGTCAATGCCGACCGCAGTGGGCTTGCCGTGCTCAGCCAGGTCGACGGCGCGCGCTGGCTCTCACTGGAGGGTAGGGCGGCGGTGAACAGCGACATCGACGCCGTGCGCGACGCCGAGCTGCGCTACGCGCAGCGCTATCGCACCCCGCGTCCCAATCCACGCCGAGTGGTCATCGAGGTCCAGATTGAGCGCGTGCTGGGATCCGCGGATCTGCTCGACCGGGCCTGA
- a CDS encoding transmembrane protein, protein MLATLSQIRAWSTEHLIDAAGYWTETADRWEDVFLQMRNQAHAIAWNGAGGDGLRQRTRADFSTVSGIADQLRRAATIARNGAGTIDAAQRRVMYAVEDAQDAGFNVGEDLSVTDTKTTQPAAVQAARLAQAQALAGDIRLRVGQLVAAENEVSGQLAATTGDVGNVRFAGAPVVAHSAVQLVDFFKQDGPTPPPPGAPHPSGGADGPYSDPITSMMLPPAGTEAPVSDATKRWVDNMVNELAARPPDDPIAVEARRLAFQALHRPCNSAEWTAAVAGFAGSSAGVVGTALAIPAGPADWALLGAALLGVGGSGAAVVNCATK, encoded by the coding sequence ATGCTGGCCACCCTGTCCCAAATCCGGGCATGGAGCACCGAGCACCTTATCGATGCGGCCGGCTACTGGACCGAAACCGCGGATCGGTGGGAAGACGTGTTTCTGCAGATGCGAAACCAGGCCCATGCCATCGCCTGGAATGGCGCCGGGGGCGACGGGCTGCGACAACGAACCCGAGCTGACTTCTCAACGGTCAGTGGCATAGCCGACCAGCTGCGGAGAGCAGCCACGATCGCGCGCAACGGCGCCGGCACTATCGACGCGGCACAACGAAGAGTTATGTATGCTGTAGAGGACGCCCAGGACGCCGGTTTCAACGTCGGTGAAGACCTATCGGTCACCGACACCAAAACGACGCAGCCGGCTGCAGTGCAGGCCGCTCGACTAGCTCAGGCTCAGGCGTTGGCCGGTGACATCCGCTTACGTGTCGGGCAACTGGTTGCGGCGGAGAACGAGGTGTCCGGTCAGCTCGCCGCGACCACCGGTGATGTGGGAAATGTCCGCTTCGCGGGCGCCCCGGTTGTTGCCCACAGCGCGGTTCAGCTAGTCGACTTCTTCAAACAAGACGGCCCAACACCTCCACCGCCAGGAGCGCCACACCCGTCCGGTGGAGCCGACGGACCGTACTCCGATCCGATCACTTCAATGATGCTGCCACCGGCCGGGACAGAGGCACCCGTATCAGACGCGACCAAACGGTGGGTGGACAACATGGTCAACGAGCTGGCCGCTAGGCCGCCGGATGACCCCATCGCGGTGGAGGCGCGCCGGCTGGCGTTTCAAGCTCTGCACCGGCCATGTAACAGCGCGGAGTGGACGGCGGCTGTTGCGGGTTTCGCAGGATCATCGGCTGGCGTAGTTGGGACCGCCCTAGCAATTCCGGCCGGCCCTGCCGACTGGGCACTACTTGGCGCCGCCTTACTGGGGGTTGGCGGATCGGGAGCGGCGGTGGTCAACTGTGCCACCAAGTAG
- the lppJ gene encoding lipoprotein LppJ, producing the protein MPHSTADRRLRLTRQALLAAAVVPLLAGCALVMHKPHSAGSSNPWDDSAHPLTDDQAMAQVVEPAKQIVAAADLQAVRAGFSFTSCNDQGDPPYQGTVRMAFLLQGDHDAYFQHVRAAMLSHGWIDGPPPGQYFHGITLHKNGVTANMSLALDHSYGEMILDGECRNTTDHHHDDETTNITNQLVQP; encoded by the coding sequence ATGCCCCACTCCACCGCTGATCGACGGCTTCGGCTGACGCGGCAGGCTTTGCTCGCCGCGGCCGTGGTGCCGTTGCTAGCAGGATGTGCGCTGGTGATGCACAAACCCCATTCCGCGGGTTCGTCTAATCCCTGGGATGATTCCGCGCACCCGCTCACCGACGATCAGGCCATGGCCCAAGTCGTCGAGCCAGCCAAACAGATCGTCGCCGCCGCCGACCTGCAGGCTGTCAGAGCGGGATTCTCGTTCACCTCGTGTAACGACCAAGGCGATCCGCCTTATCAGGGCACCGTCAGGATGGCCTTTCTGTTGCAGGGCGATCACGACGCGTACTTTCAGCACGTCCGTGCCGCCATGCTGTCGCACGGCTGGATCGACGGCCCCCCACCGGGACAGTACTTCCACGGCATAACCCTGCACAAGAACGGAGTGACCGCGAACATGAGCTTAGCGTTGGACCACAGTTACGGAGAGATGATCCTTGATGGTGAGTGCCGCAATACGACCGACCACCACCATGACGACGAGACCACCAACATCACCAACCAACTCGTTCAGCCATGA